The sequence below is a genomic window from Uranotaenia lowii strain MFRU-FL chromosome 2, ASM2978415v1, whole genome shotgun sequence.
gcttcAGAGCTTCAGAGCGACTCTGTTGTATGTTTTAACAAATAGGTCCTTACTGGCCCTTGAAAACAGTCGGTTAAGGGATGTGTAGCCAATaggaatataaatttaaaaagcacATAAAAAAACCTAGACCTTGATTTTATTAGATGTCTTTGGTACCcaatttgatttcgtttttaaaaacaCTTGAGGCTTGTCcatgaaatgattattttaagTCTGAACCAACCAAAGAAAATGAGTATATTTAGGTGAGTAATTTAACGTTGCCctaccatttttattttacgtTCAGATGGAATAGAACCAATGCAATGTTCTATTGCGGCGAGGAGTAAAAATCTtccatataaaatattttgtttccatAGTTACAATTTATTTTCTAACACATTAAATTCCTCCATTATACTTGAACAGCGTACTTGCCAACCCAGAAGCTCCCCCGAAAATTGACTGGGCCTTCTACCAGAAGAATGTGCCAATCGCTGGAATGGTCGATAAGTTCCAGAAGGCTTACGAGGCCCTGCAGATCCCTTACCCGGCCGACACTGTCACCGCTCAGATCGATGCCCAAGAAAAGCAGGTGCGCGATGAGATTTCTAAATTCTGCAAGGATTCGGAGAGCCGTATCGCCGATTACCAAGCTCAGATTTCCGCCATGAAGTCTCAGCTTCCGTTCGATCAAATGACTATGGAAGATTTCCGCGATGCTTACCCAGAggtaattaattaaaaaattcagccTTTAACATTGAAGTAACATTCATAATCCATATTTCAATTACAGCTTGCTTTGGATCCGCTCAACAAACCTACCTTCTGGCCACACAACCCCGAGGAACAACCCATTGGAGCTCCAAATGCTGAGCcacatcattaaaaaatttggatCGAAGTTCATATTTGCTCCAAGAAGTTTGTTAGAAATTTCCAGGtaatattgaaaacaaagtGATTGTGTAAAATTCCGgaaaagttttcgtttttattGAAAGAATTCATTTTGCTATGGACCAAAACTCCTCCATAGCAAACTAGCCTTAGCTGATATAACTGATCAACGCTGTATATTTGATAATTCCATACCATAATTCCTAGCGACCATACCAACTTTCCGCAGAATGGATCTGTTATTGGAAACATCCACAAAATTCTAAGATTTGTAATCCACTGCGTTGGTAAAAGCAAAGAAAGCGTTCAGATAGTTTtcttttagttaatttttttgtacagTTTACTCTAAATAGTATACAATTTATATACCTACATATTTCCCAAATTTCGAGATAAAACATCATTAaagatgaaaatccctgaaaaatagTAGTGGATTGTGAATCGCAATTTCAAAAGGGACAGTTCGAGAGAACTATTGATGAAACACAATTTATTAGTCAAACATTATTCATTTCTTCATCTCTGGCTTTCAATCATAAAGATGACTGTTGAGATGATTGGGACATTTGAGAAGCAGAAATTCCCTCTTCACCGTCTAATGCGTCACGTTTTCTCTTTCGGTGGTTGGTAACTAGTTCTG
It includes:
- the LOC129745673 gene encoding ATP synthase subunit d, mitochondrial; the protein is MAARRIAQSSINWASLAERVPPNQKPNLAVFKSMSDKYLRSVLANPEAPPKIDWAFYQKNVPIAGMVDKFQKAYEALQIPYPADTVTAQIDAQEKQVRDEISKFCKDSESRIADYQAQISAMKSQLPFDQMTMEDFRDAYPELALDPLNKPTFWPHNPEEQPIGAPNAEPHH